The Polynucleobacter sp. JS-JIR-5-A7 region TTGGAAGAGCTTATCGTTACGATGAAGTTGGCTCCCGGTACCCCAGTCTCAGAAAGTCAACTCTCCACCATGCTTGGCATCGGTAGAACTCCTATAAGAGAAGCTATTCAGCGTTTGAGTCATGAACACCTTGTATCTGTCATGCCTAAACGGGGTATTTTTATTTCTGATCTCAATCCACAAAAACAACTCAAAGTATTAGAGACTCGTCGTGAGTTGGAGAGATTGATTTGCAAAAAGTCAGCAAAGAGATGCAATCTAGAAGAGCGCAAACAGTTTGAGAGAATGGCCAAAGACTTTAAAAAAGCTGCAAAAGAGAAAAATGAAAAGCTTTTTCTGAAGGTGGATAAAGAATTAAATGATTTAACCATCATCGCATCTAAAAATGAATATGCATCAAAGGCGCTATCAATGTTGCATGGTATGTCCAGAAGATTTTGGTTTGGTAATTTTCATCAGATCGGGGATATTACAGTTGCGGCTATGCTGCATGCTGATATAGCGGATGCTATTTGTGAAGGCAATGAAAAAGAAGCTGGTTTAGCGGTAGATAAGTTGCTTGATTACATAGAAGAATTTACCCGTAAGACAGTAATGTCAAATGAGTAATGGTGTTAGTTGTAGTTGATGTCTTGTTAAATTGAGATTTATAGGAGACTGAAATGAAAAAGCAGAAAATAAATAATCATGGTCGTCGTGAAGTAATTAAGGGAATAGGGGCCCTTTCAGCGCTAGCGGCCAGTGGCTGGGGATTCCCAGCGATTGCACAAAACACCCCAATTAAGATCGGCATCTTGGCGCCTCGAGCTGGTATTGCTGGCACGATCGGTGAATGCGGTCTGCGTGGCGCAATGTTTGCAGCTGATAAAATAAATAAGACGGGTGGTATCGGCGGTCGTAAAGTTGAACTAGTCATTGAAGAAGAGACTAATGCCAAAGATACAACTGAGCGTTATCGCAAGCTAGTTCTCCAGGACAAAGTAGATTGTGTTCAGGGCTTAGTATCCTCTGGCGTTTCCTTGGCTCTTGGACCTACAGTTGAAGAGATGCAAACAGTCACCATTTATTGGGACGGTACTACGCAAGATGGCGTGAAAGAAACAATTCCAAAGCCGAAATATCTTTTCCGCTCAACAGATAACGAGTGTGAAGCAGTGATGGCCTCACTGATTGCAATTAAGCAATACAAAGGTAAGTTTGCAACCATTGCCGGAATCAATCCAGACTATTCCTATGGTAGAAATAACTGGGCAGCATTCCAGGCGCTCTTAAAACGTTTCAATATTGAGCACAAAGTTGTTGCAGAGCAGTGGCCTAAAGTTGGCACTATGGAGCTATCAGGACAAATTGCTGCTTTAAAAGCCGCCAAACCTGATCTCATCTTCTCTTCGCTCTTGTTTGCTGATTTACCAGTGTTTATGCAGAACGCTAGTGCAGCTGGATTAGGTAATGGCGATGTGAAATTTGTTCTGCCAGCTGCCGGCTTTCAGCACACACTAATGAAGAAAGAGTTCACACCAGAGGGTATGGTATTTGGGCACAACACGATGTACTTTGATTTACCAAATGCTACTCCTTTGCAAAAAGAATTCGTAGCGCTCTACTACGATAAATATAAAGACTATCCAAACTGGGAAGCCGACAGAGCATACTTTGCAATGCAGGTCTATAAGGCTGGCATTGAAAAGGCACTTAAAGCCAATGGTGGTAAGTGGCCGGATAAAGATCAAATTGCTTCCGCCATGGAAGGCGTTCAAGTCCAATCATTGGGTGGTCCAGGCATGATGCGTAAAGATCATATTGCTGAGCAAACTTTCTATCAGGGTCTGACAACGCATAAGAATAAGTATGACTTTGTCACAATTAATCCAGTAGATAAAAAGTTTAGTGATCAACTCCAAAAACCTCCAGGAATGGATTTCTGGCAGTGGATTGACACAGCCAATATCACTCTTTAATAGTTAGTGCCGCTGAGCAGCCTTTGGGCTGCTCAGCTTTTTTGAATGTGAAAAATGACAGCATTTATTGACATTATTCTTAGCGGGCTTTTTCATGCTGCAGTTTTATTTTTACTAGCTGGCGGTTTGCAGCTTGTCTTTGGCGTTCAAAAAATTGTGAATTTAGCTTGCGGTGCTTTCTATGCCCTAGGTGCTTATTTCGGAATTACCCTCGTTTCATTAGCTATTAAATTTGGCATACCTGCCTATAGCTTGATTTTGGTACTCATTGTTGCAGGACTACTGATGGGTCTGGTCGGCCCGATCATTGAGCGCTTATTACGCTTGGTGTATGACCGCGAAGAGGGCTTTCAGCTTTTGCTTACCTTTGCCATTATGTTGCTCTTAGAGGATCTGATCAGAATGATCTGGGGTGCAACCCCAATGACTCTAGGTAATTTATCGATGACCTATGGTCAACTCAATTTCGCATCCACTTCGATCCCAACTTATAAGATTTTGGTGATTGGTGCGAGCATTATCTTGGCGCTTGGTTTGGGTTGGATGCTGCAAAAGACAGATTTTGGACGGATTGTTAGAGCTACTGCAGAAAACCGTCGCATGAGTGAGGCGATGGGTGTCAATGTGGTATGGATTAATGTAGCAATTTTTACTATGGGAACCATTTTGGGAACGA contains the following coding sequences:
- a CDS encoding ABC transporter substrate-binding protein translates to MKKQKINNHGRREVIKGIGALSALAASGWGFPAIAQNTPIKIGILAPRAGIAGTIGECGLRGAMFAADKINKTGGIGGRKVELVIEEETNAKDTTERYRKLVLQDKVDCVQGLVSSGVSLALGPTVEEMQTVTIYWDGTTQDGVKETIPKPKYLFRSTDNECEAVMASLIAIKQYKGKFATIAGINPDYSYGRNNWAAFQALLKRFNIEHKVVAEQWPKVGTMELSGQIAALKAAKPDLIFSSLLFADLPVFMQNASAAGLGNGDVKFVLPAAGFQHTLMKKEFTPEGMVFGHNTMYFDLPNATPLQKEFVALYYDKYKDYPNWEADRAYFAMQVYKAGIEKALKANGGKWPDKDQIASAMEGVQVQSLGGPGMMRKDHIAEQTFYQGLTTHKNKYDFVTINPVDKKFSDQLQKPPGMDFWQWIDTANITL
- a CDS encoding branched-chain amino acid ABC transporter permease, which produces MTAFIDIILSGLFHAAVLFLLAGGLQLVFGVQKIVNLACGAFYALGAYFGITLVSLAIKFGIPAYSLILVLIVAGLLMGLVGPIIERLLRLVYDREEGFQLLLTFAIMLLLEDLIRMIWGATPMTLGNLSMTYGQLNFASTSIPTYKILVIGASIILALGLGWMLQKTDFGRIVRATAENRRMSEAMGVNVVWINVAIFTMGTILGTIGGALVVPTAAASLEMISEVVVEAFAVVVIGGLGSMRGALVGALIVGIMRAFAVSIYAEIDLLLIYLIVIAILIFKPAGLFGKAVES
- a CDS encoding GntR family transcriptional regulator, with protein sequence MATKKTTKASIVVPVELVSLSDKAYEQLEELIVTMKLAPGTPVSESQLSTMLGIGRTPIREAIQRLSHEHLVSVMPKRGIFISDLNPQKQLKVLETRRELERLICKKSAKRCNLEERKQFERMAKDFKKAAKEKNEKLFLKVDKELNDLTIIASKNEYASKALSMLHGMSRRFWFGNFHQIGDITVAAMLHADIADAICEGNEKEAGLAVDKLLDYIEEFTRKTVMSNE